The genomic DNA aGGTTGCAGAATAAAACTCTCTAGAGAAAAACTTCGGTCTAAAACAagtgaccataaaaatcctataaatactctaaaacacgtctcgggccttaattgcaaataaaggaaacttgggcaaattttgtaaatcttctaaagcttgtggagACAACTTCCGATTGTCTTGTagcagctgcatcgatcgatgttgaggttgcatcggtcgatgcatagtcTTGATCTCGTCTCCCAGCTTCGTTGTTCAGCCTtaatgctttgattatgctccaaatcatcctcTTTTAGCTCCTTAGTACTTCATCCAtgccaatgagtacctaaacctataaagactcaaaaacaacctaaaaaacaaatcaaaagactcaaaaagcacacttataccatggttaaaaaccacaaaaatcatgatatatcaagtttcatatttttctcaTATGATATAGAGTTAGAAAATGGCATTCTCAGAAAGAAAAGTTATAAAATGGCATTTCTTAAAAGTTCGATTCCAAAAATGACATTTCTCattaaattttcatttcaactcaattttttgaaactgccactttatttttattttttctaaaactgCTACTTTCATTCTTTATGGCAtagaaaaatgacaaaactgccctataatctatatatacatttttgaaatacattttgggttctactcttttagttttgcttatttaaaactttatttacaaaattgatccctaaaaaattgcacaaaaaataaaaggaagattTACTCAGATGTTATACATTTTAgttaatattaccagaatctgcaaaaaataatttattactagaatatttcgggtattttcaaaatacccagcgtgcccatgttttatgttaccggaaaaaacgtaattacaaaaatgccattgtcacgtcagacgccacgtcagaaatcgctgacgtgtaaccataactcagccgtaacgcgttacggaggtatgttgcggctgagttataggtatgttgcgggtgatttatggaaaaaacatttgagttagagcggacggctgacttagagcataactcagccaagcgttacagctgacttaataaaatttggctgagttatgctctaactcagccgtccttatggctgagttttcatccgatggttgagttgtcaaaatttgggctgagttatcactacgacacggctgaattaacttttCCCGGCTGgatgagttatgaaaaacggctgacttatgagatgtagttacggctgagttatggttaaaaactataactcagccgtgataagctgacttatcgtacaactcggccatttcacggctgacttagtagcaaaagattaattactagaatgttattcagttacggctgacttattaaacgatacggctgagttacatattttcagttgatgaagcggctgaatttggcagccatttttttgctttttaattactgtaatgttattcatgttgtgtttgagttataatttgtttgatggctgagttatatttaggctgagttattatttgtttgctggctgacttgccacgtcagactcatcatccatgtcagcattccatgtcatcatctttattctccggaaatacgaaacgtcgttctgctcatctcttgttcttcaactggttaataagtgaactatttgcATGGTTTTTACCTTCTTATTCTACAgctcttctacttctttttcactttcttcttcaccttgttcttctacttcttcttcaccttcttcttctacttcttcttcaccttcttcttcattttttttcatggatccagttccggtactagttgtttccggtaattgggtaaagacacagagatatgtatgcaacaccgacgatagagggtgtatagttgtgcagatagatggaggcacaacacacgacaagcttgtggagcttTTTCTTGAAGACTACAGATTGGAtgcgtttagccatgagctaaagctgagctacatgttctcgaacaagaCACTGAAACATATagcgcatgatactccaccagtttttgtctccaatgatcgacagttgcaatgttttttggggctatggaaaaccgatcagctatgtctctgtgtagagttttcggcgaaagagtctacagaaactagtggagctagacGAAGTATGATTCAGCCAAGCAGTGACTCGAAAGTAGAATCTATATATGAAGTGgacggtgggggatttgaaggcacttattttgattatggtaagatcgttgacaaagaaaacgaagaagtagaagaagttGTCGAAGTAacatctgacgaagaagaagacgatgaattttcaagccgatttgatgttttcgacgactctgatggtgagtcatctgatgacgaGAACTTGTCTGTATTGGGCGAGCCTCAGAGTAAAGAGGAAGACTTACCGACTCCGCctcctcagaagaaagctcataaagatgataactttTCCGGATCGAAGATGAACCCGGAGGCTGTTAGGTTGCaggtgtcaacgctaaaaattgcTGTAGGACAATGATACGGGAGCAAAAAGGagttcaggaatcacgtgaaacttatttcggttagggatggatttgattttaatatacCAATATCAAATCCGAGAATGGTGGTTATGAAGTGCTGGGTTGAAGGATGTCTTTTGAGAGTTCGTGCATATGTACAAGGGGATGACCCGGATTTTTATGTTCGTTTATACGattcggaacacacatgttctgtgacAGAACGTTCTACTAGATCCCGCCAATCAACAGTTGATGTATTGGCAGGTctttacagggactatcttggtgatcttggtccagaagttaaacctaaaagtgtcggaATCATTTTCAGTAAGCAATTTAGTATAaaggtaattactatgtttcgactgacttattgataataatggctGACATATCATTACGTTATGGCTGGATTATTAATACAAACTGGCTGACTTATATGAATGTCTTGTCTGAGTTATTTACATATTGATTCTTTATGGCTGActtataggtatgtataggctgagttatttacatgttacggctgatttattgattttttatggCTGACTTATTTGAATGTATCGGATGAGTTATCTAtatattatggctgatttattaatttgttggtgtcaacagatgggttattggaaggcatatcgaacgctgCTGAATGCAAGGCAGATCGATCAGGGAACTCCTGAGGATTGTTTTAGCGAGTTGCCTTCTTACATATACAAGTTAAGAAGGGAAAACCCGGGTACAATCACGTGTCTTCAAATAGATGATGAAGGaagattcaaatatgtttttattgcttttggtgcgagtatttttgggtttgctttcatgcgcaaagttgttgttgtcgacggaacgtttctccatggtaattacaaagggacgcttctaacagccctagctcaggatggtaactttcaaattttcccaatagctttcgctgttgttgacattgaaaatgatgagtcttggcgttggttttttacacaactcaaagttgtCATTCCTGACGAAAAGAATCTTGCGATAATCTCTGACAGACATAAAtcaatagggaaagcgattGGTCAAGTGTATCTGTTGGCTTCGCGTGGAANTCCCGCCAATCAACAGTTGATGTATTGGCAGGTctttacagggactatcttggtgatcttggtccagaagttaaacctaaaagtgtcggaATCATTTTCAGTAAGCAATTTAGTATAaaggtaattactatgtttcgactgacttattgataataatggctGACATATCATTACGTTATGGCTGGATTATTAATACAAACTGGCTGACTTATATGAATGTCTTGTCTGAGTTATTTACATATTGATTCTTTATGGCTGActtataggtatgtataggctgagttatttacatgttacggctgatttattgattttttatggCTGACTTATTTGAATGTATCGGATGAGTTATCTAtatattatggctgatttattaatttgttggtgtcaacagatgggttattggaaggcatatcgaacgctgCTGAATGCAAGGCAGATCGATCAGGGAACTCCTGAGGATTGTTTTAGCGAGTTGCCTTCTTACATATACAAGTTAAGAAGGGAAAACCCGGGTACAATCACGTGTCTTCAAATAGATGATGAAGGaagattcaaatatgtttttattgcttttggtgcgagtatttttgggtttgctttcatgcgcaaagttgttgttgtcgacggaacgtttctccatggtaattacaaagggacgcttctaacagccctagctcaggatggtaactttcaaattttcccaatagctttcgctgttgttgacattgaaaatgatgagtcttggcgttggttttttacacaactcaaagttgtCATTCCTGACGAAAAGAATCTTGCGATAATCTCTGACAGACATAAAtcaatagggaaagcgattGGTCAAGTGTATCTGTTGGCTTCgcgtggaatttgcacttaccatttgtataagaacatcttggtgaagttcaaaggaaaacatttgttccctctggtgaaaTAAGCGGCAAGGTGTTTTAGGCTgtctgattttaatgaggctttcaatgagattgaagcacgtcatcccgaactacatggatacctccaacgagctggtgtccgaatgtgggcgcgtgttcatttcccgggtgaaaggtacaatttaatgacaacgaatattACATAATCAATGAACAAAGCACTatcaaatgctagaagtcttcccatagttcgacTGCTAGAATCGATATGGANTGTTTTAGCGAGTTGCCTTCTTACATATACAAGTTAAGAAGGGAAAACCCGGGTACAATCACGTGTCTTCAAATAGATGATGAAGGaagattcaaatatgtttttattgcttttggtgcgagtatttttgggtttgctttcatgcgcaaagttgttgttgtcgacggaacgtttctccatggtaattacaaagggacgcttctaacagccctagctcaggatggtaactttcaaattttcccaatagctttcgctgttgttgacattgaaaatgatgagtcttggcgttggttttttacacaactcaaagttgtCATTCCTGACGAAAAGAATCTTGCGATAATCTCTGACAGACATAAAtcaatagggaaagcgattGGTCAAGTGTATCTGTTGGCTTCgcgtggaatttgcacttaccatttgtataagaacatcttggtgaagttcaaaggaaaacatttgttccctctggtgaaaTAAGCGGCAAGGTGTTTTAGGCTgtctgattttaatgaggctttcaatgagattgaagcacgtcatcccgaactacatggatacctccaacgagctggtgtccgaatgtgggcgcgtgttcatttcccgggtgaaaggtacaatttaatgacaacgaatattACATAATCAATGAACAAAGCACTatcaaatgctagaagtcttcccatagttcgacTGCTAGAATCGATATGgaatatgatgaccagatggttttctgaacggagagaggatgcgaaatcgcagctaacaacgctcactcgtggtgttgagaaactgttacaGGTAAGTTTACATAAGTCAGTTATCAATGTTGATAACTCAGGCATAACAGTTTTCATATCTCAGCCATAATTGTTTCCATATCTCAGCCATAAccattatagtttccataaatcagccataattgttttcataactcagccgtaattgttttcataattcaacctaaaacgtttttttttgtcctaCTCCCTACTAGGACCGTGTCACTGCAGCAAAACTTATGGAGGTACTAATGATTGATGTTGTACGTGTGCAAGTGACatatggatcatctttgcatgttgtaaatttggAACTAAAAAAATGCACATGTCGTCGATTCGACCACGAGcaaataccatgcatccatgcaatcgcagctgcagagcatatgGATGTGTGTCGTATATTTATGTGCGATCCGAAATTTAGGAGCgtcgatttggttaacggatgggctggttcaatcatgcctcTAGATGAATCATTCCCTGTTCCTGAAGCTGTGGATAATCAACCGTGCTTGCCTCCaattgttgtgaaccagccaggaAGGCCCAAGAAGCataggattaaatcatctttggaagttgccattgaaaataaacgccctaggaagcaacacgcatgttcgcgatgtaagcaagttAGACACAATGTGAAAATTTGTCGGATATAGTTAggtagatttattttattttgtgtaataaaaaagttgtcaacaattataactcagccgtcatattaatcgacgagacctttcgtttccatttttagattgtttcatgtcataactcagccataactcactataactcagccatcacatgaatcaacgagacctttcgttttcccgtaaaacaaTAACTCTCCAAATCTTCTGCAGAATCTAAGTATCGAGCTTTGTCTGTTGCTACTGATGAGCTAATATGGCTCACTAAGTTCTTTAAAGAGCTGGCAATTCCTTTGCACAAGCCAACACTTCTCTTCTGTGACAACACGGTTGCGATTTATATTGCCAATAATTCTGTATTTCATGAACGCACCAAACACATTGAATCCGACTGTCATAGTGTGCGAGAACGGTTGGTTGCAGGTTTgtttaaactatttcatatcAATACTCATTTACAACTTGCATATCCTTTCACCAAGCCACTTCATCCGGCTTCTTTCCAACAATTGTTAAGCAAGATGGGTCTGATTAATATCTTCGCCCCATCTTGAGGGGActattattgtatatagttatttggtttaatctaattgGAGTCTCTGTAGATTAGTTGGTTTAAAGACtctggtttagtttggtttagtCTGTATATAATACCCCAATTGTACAGTTTATCTGAATTAAGGAGAATGAGACTTATTTTACTAAAAGTATGAAAGCATCAGGTAACATATCTCACTCTATGCGTGGAAAGCAGTGGTGGATCTAGAAAATACTTTTACCGGTGGCAACAATTTTAAActacaaaaactaaataaaatatattaaaaaccatGTCTTATAAACATACTGTAAATAGTACCATCTCTTTACCATAGTTTCGCCGAgctaaaaaatacaaaaaaatttgaaataaaattaaaaaaccaattaacatcaattttattagaattttattttatttctactAAGGTTGATCCaggtaataaataaaacaataacatagAAGAAAATTATCTGAATATGATATTTTGCGTTTAACGGAGAGAAAGAAAGCTGAAGAGTTATGCATGTCTCAcgtttaattttttgtttgtaatgcaataaaaaaaatgagtttgtaatatatttgtgCCAACTAAATAGgcttataaatattattacgAAGAATTAGTGCTTTACTaacacaaaaatcaaatatgagtataaaaaaataaagtaacagGAGCAAATCCCACTAGTATAAGTTATTAACTTTTCATGAATTAGAAACAATGAAGTAAGATTAGTCCATCCAGATTCATTAGAGAAACAGAACCCTAACGCATGGAAAAACAAGAATGGTATGATTACTAAGTTACTAACCACTAGTGAAACTCTGAATTACCTTCGACATCATCAAAGAAGCCACTGAAGATGGAGACGGATAAGTTCAGACTTTGGATTTCTTCAAAGGGATGCAGCAAAGAAAGATTTAGGAGAGTACTCTCTTTGAGATACAGTTTACCAAAGGCAATCCTGGTCACCCGTCCGCTTGTAAGACTGCACTTAATTTCCTTCCAATGGCAACAATTGATCTTGGTGTCATTAGTTGAAGTAGGGAGAACATAGTCGAAGGCCCCTTGAGATCACAAATTTCTTGAGCTCCAATAAAGCAGTCCTTTCTTTCTGAATACAACTTTTGTATCCACGTAGCTGCCCCAACAATATCATCACCCATATCAAGtattgaccccaaaaaaaacttattctccATTGCAAAtaagatttattataaaaaaaaaataataataaaaaaaaataaaaaaaagcaaatgaaTCCAAAGCAATGTGTGAGTTCAATGCAAGAAGTCAACAAGAATGGATTGTAAATTTAAGGAAAAGTCCAAGTCATGTGAAATGCGTAAAGTGAGTGATCTCTATCGTTTACTTTTAATCCTATTATATTAAtcgagaagtacaaatatgaaactaactttaaaacgtatgaaaaattacattcaattgtcattagaaaaacttaattaagcttagttaattaattaaataaatataattaattaaaaaaaaagttgacagatcaaatataaaaaaaatctacgaaaaaaatatatatattttctctctctaataactGATGGACAaatttactaaatattttttaaaaaaatataaactaatcagaatttcaaaaattaaaactaagattttatatccaagcacacaatataattatttctaataactaaatttcgaaaattttgttaagatttgaaattatgattctcctatcatctttattttcttttatttacaaattgtttggaattttcatataataattatgattgataaaatgtagaattttttctgcatatgttgtgatttgaattttttaaaacgaagatatattactcaatctataaatatatgtgttttaatttccacattggcgggttggtaaaactaagtttatatagatgataaattaataatttttatttgttcacaattataatattaaaattactacttcatatttcacaaaataatgatacaaatacaacaaacaaataatataaaactgtaatatacgtcaaaataaaatactataatattctaaaataattagtattcaaaaaaactaatagatttacagaacaattaaaaataaatattatcttaaacaaaataattttttaaaaaatataacgataattttattattatattagaaaattttaaaaaaatgttgactCGTGTTtaaagcacgggatatctcctaTTCGTCAAATAAAAGAGAAGTCAAGGTCATAATCGTTTGATACATGTGTGGGTGGTGTAGGACCATATACCACGGTCGGCATAAGACTTAGTTTTCgtaaaagaatgaaaaaaatatccaaCCTTTTGAAATCTACCAAACAAATgagcaaaaaaaacattcaaaacgtTAACTGAATTGATAGAATCGAATTGAGAATATTAGATTTCTCTTTATGTGAGAAaatggtttaattattttttgtttttgttgcagaaAAACATGTTTATCCAGCAGTTCTCTGTCACTGTCCATTCCCGGAAGAAGCAAAATTTTTGGGTGATCTCCATCGACTCGGAGAAGTTGTTGTACGCAGGAGACTTGAGAGactagttttttcttcttcctttcatATTTTATTGCATCTTGGATTTGAGTCTTGGCTCTGTTTCTGCTAACCTAAAAAAGTAAGTGCAGTTGATTAAAAAAGTGGTTATTTTTCATCTTCTAGAATGCTTGCTATTGATATGATATGGCTATCTCTGCTTAGTCTGAGTGTGTGCTGCGAGGTCATTATAAATTAGCCAAAGGGTTTTAAGCCTCAGACTTCACGTTCCCTATAAAACATCGCACACACAACACTAGTGAAAATTAAAACTCAGAAGGAAGATGCTAGTATCTTTGACGAAACTACCAATGAAGACAGACAGTACATAAGGAACCAAACATAAGTCATGTTCGAAGACAAAGATAGTACATGGGAACCGAACACAAATGAAGTTCTGATCGGTGTTAAGCAGCACAATGCTGATTGAAGAACAACAACGGTGgggacaataaaaaaaaagaaactagcACATTAAAGGATCTGGAACCAATACTGGATTACCACAACAAATTCATCACCTTATAGATGAAAGCATCAACTACGTAAAACCAAGCTCTGCTCCAACgagaatcaaaagagagagatgcCAGTATTCCAAGAAGTATTGTCACATAGGCTGCAGCAAAACTCCAGTAGAAAGATACCATGTCGATTGTGCTCTGATCGTCTTTCACTTCATGATCTGATTCTTGAAAGTTATTGTTTTCGCAGCTTCTGTTGGTTGGTTTCCCACAAAGAAGAGGATTGCCTAAGTAGCTTTCTGTATCGAATGTGTTAAACTGTCTACCCTGTGGAATGACTCCTGATAAGTTGTTGTACGAGACATTAAAGACCGCTAGGCTGCTCAGATCTGTTAGTTGTGGTGGGATCGGGCCTTGTAGTCGATTGAAGGAAAGATCAAGGCTTTCCACGTTCTTTATACCTGAAAAGGTTTCTGGTATTGCACCTGATAAGTTGTTGTGAGAAAGATTGAGAGTTTGTAGTTCTACTAGTCCTCCTAGCTCTACCCGGATCTCACCACTCAACTCATTTTCTGAGAGATCCAGTCCAACCAAATACATGAGATTTTCACTCATGTAGGCATCATATCTGTGTTTTGTTGGAAATTCAATTTTAGTTTGGTCGCCTGCCATGTAGTCCATACCAAATGGATCTAGCACAAGCAGAGATTTGTAATATATACCAATATCTTTTTTGGAAGCGGAGTCTTGTTCTGGATTGGAACTAGAGAAGACATCACTAGGAGTGTAACCAATCTCGTAATCATAATCATATACTGTATTCTCTTTCCCAGCAAATGGTATATTGCCAAGACATGAAGGTATGAACCCATTCAATCTATTGTTAGCAAGATCCAGGAGGTGGATCTTGCTTAGACCACACAACCGGTGAGGAATATGACCTGTTAAATCATTCCCCCGCAAAAGAAGAATACTGATATTTTGGGTGTTGATGAACTCCGGAATATTTCCGGACAATTTGTTATTTCTCAGATCAAGTATGGTGACATTTCCTAACAATGTGTCTGGAATAGTCCCTGATAAATTATTGTCATGGAGGTAGATTACTGCCCCAAATACAGCATTGACGTGTGGAGGTATGTTCCCAGATAAAATGTTTGCAGAGAGGTCCAATAGATGAAGATTGGACGTATTGAACAAGGAAATAGGTATTTCACCTTCCAACGAGTTGTCTGAAACCAGTAATGCAAATAAGGATGAAAGTTCGTCAATCCAACTGGGAATAACACCTGTGAGATTGTTGTTCGAAATGTCAAGCATGTACAAAGATGTCAAGCTCCGTAAACCTTGTCCAATCTCTCCTGTAAACAGATTGTTATCCATAGACAAAACTAATATATGATTGAAGTTTGTTGATTCTGAAAAAACTTCTCCACTTAGTTTGTTGTGTGACAGCTTCAAGATTGCCATGGAATAACAACCCTTTAAAAAACTTCTTGGTAACTTTCCCTGGAAACTGTTGTGAGAAATATCC from Camelina sativa cultivar DH55 chromosome 7, Cs, whole genome shotgun sequence includes the following:
- the LOC109125143 gene encoding LRR receptor-like serine/threonine-protein kinase GSO1 → MQELDLSKNNLVGQFPLCLTSLAGLSVLDLSSNQLTGMVPSDLGRLESLEYLSLFDNNFEGFFSFGWLANLSELKVVKLYSKSNSLQVESESSWKPKFQLRVIVLRACNLEKVPHFLLHQKDLRQVDLSDNKIAGNFPSWLLANNTKLEVLLLRNNSFMSFQLPKSAHNLLFLDVSVNEFDHLFPENIGWILPHLRFMNLAKNGFRGNLPSSLGNMKDIEYMDISHNSFQGKLPRSFLKGCYSMAILKLSHNKLSGEVFSESTNFNHILVLSMDNNLFTGEIGQGLRSLTSLYMLDISNNNLTGVIPSWIDELSSLFALLVSDNSLEGEIPISLFNTSNLHLLDLSANILSGNIPPHVNAVFGAVIYLHDNNLSGTIPDTLLGNVTILDLRNNKLSGNIPEFINTQNISILLLRGNDLTGHIPHRLCGLSKIHLLDLANNRLNGFIPSCLGNIPFAGKENTVYDYDYEIGYTPSDVFSSSNPEQDSASKKDIGIYYKSLLVLDPFGMDYMAGDQTKIEFPTKHRYDAYMSENLMYLVGLDLSENELSGEIRVELGGLVELQTLNLSHNNLSGAIPETFSGIKNVESLDLSFNRLQGPIPPQLTDLSSLAVFNVSYNNLSGVIPQGRQFNTFDTESYLGNPLLCGKPTNRSCENNNFQESDHEVKDDQSTIDMVSFYWSFAAAYVTILLGILASLSFDSRWSRAWFYVVDAFIYKVMNLLW